GGGGGCGTGCCGCCTTTCCGCTTGCTGACAATGCGTACGTACATCAAACCTCCAATATTAAGCCTGACTCGTATAGAGATTGCCCTTTCGTGACGAAAGAGCGCAGCTGCCGGCCCGGACGTTCAGCGGGTGGTGGATAGGTCAGGTTTGCTGCGTTAGACTCTCCTCGCCCACCCTGAAAGGGATAGCTTTTTACAGGTTCCCGGGCGCCCCTCTGCGGTCACAGACGCTCGTTACGCTAGGGGAGCTTTTGCTCGGATGTCCGCGAACCAGGCTCCGTGCGCAACGATGCAGCGGCATGGGCCGCACGGAACGGAGGCACGGATTGTCCAAAGCGCTCTTGGGGCTACCCCAGGCCTTCTCGAATTTACCGGACCATGCACGCCAGAAGCTGGCAGAGAGCGCAACGGTCCGCACGTTCGCCAGGAACGAGGTCGTCATTCCGCCCGGACAGCTGTCTCCACCGGTGGTCGCCCTGCGCTCCGGACTTTTAGTCCTTTCCTTTACTGGCGATGTCGAGGGAGGCATCGCAAGCGACTTCGTCAGGCCGCTTGACGTATTCAGCGGGTCGACGCGATTGAGAATTTTTTCGTCCGGCACGTTGTCGGCTGTCAGCGCTTCAGCCGCAGTGCTGTGGCCCGTCGAAGCTTTCCGTGAGGCTCTTCTGTCCAGCGCCGACTTTGCGGTCTGGTATCTCGACGGCTTGGAGCGCCGCTTGGCCCATCACTATCTTCACCGCGCCCGCGTGGTCCATCTTTCAGGGGAAGCTCAGTACGCTTACTTCCTCTGGGCCATGTCAGAGCCGACGACGGACGGCCGCCGGCTCATGAAGGTGAAAATTCCCCAGCAACTCGTGGCGTCGTACCTGGGAGTCGGGCGAGAAGAAGTCAGTCGAAGAAAGACACTGCTCGAAAAGACCGGGCATATCAGTCAAACGAGTGCCGGCCTCGAGTTAATGGACTCCATCGTTCACTTGTTCTCGCTGGAGGACGCGGGGTCCCGGATGCCTGGGGAACTGCCATTCGTCACTGGCCTTGACGCATAAAGAGGCGAGTTACGTTTTAGATGCCATGCCCTGTAAGTAAATTGTGGGTGGGGCACACTACAGTTTTCCTTACCTCCTGCCGATATCCCCCGTGAGACACCGAGTTACCCGCCTTGACTGACCAGATGCCTGCCACAAGCCAGCCTATTCCCCTTCAAACCTCGGATTCCCGGATTCCTCCTCTGTCGGACGCCCTCTCTCGGCTGATGGGGCTCACGTCAACTGAGCGGACGAACCCTCGCACCTTCGAGCTGCTGACCCTGAAGGACCCGGCTGCAGTCGCGCGGCTCATTTCGCTGTCAAACGCCGCGGGGTACCACCGCAGCGGCAACTCAGTGAAGTCCGTTCGGGATGCGGTGAGAGTGATTGGCACGCGCGCCTCGTACGACGCGCTGCTGGCCATCTTCACACTCGACCTGGTCACATTCCCAACGCACCTGCAGCCGTTGCGAAACTTCCTGACCCGGCACATTTTCTCAGTCCTCGCGACCGCCCGACGCATCGCGCCCTACGCGTCGCCGGAGCACGTCGTGGCGGACCAGACGCACCTTGCGTTCGTGGCCATCGTGGACAAGCTGGGCATCGCCCTCGCCATGGGCCGCATGCACGGCGCGACGATGCCGGCGATGATGGCAGTTGCATCGGACTCCCGCCACTGGCTCCACGGCATGCCCGAGTTCGACGAGGCCTTCGAACTCAGCGCGCAGGTTGCCCGCAGTTGGGATATGTCAGAAGAAGTGCCTCAGGACCTGGAGCACCTTGCTCGGTGGGCGGAACACATGCCGGTCATGTCCAGCGCGTGCCATCACGTGCTCGCAGCGGAAGCGCTACTTGACGCCAAGAAGGGCATGGGCAATGACGCACTACTGGAAGCACCTTTCCGGGACTGGCCTGTCATTCAGAACCTGTTTACGCGCGGCGTCGACCCGATGTCCCTCGTAGCGGACTGGTAGCTTCGCGCCGGCGGCTGCCCACGCGCCCGGCTGGACGTGATGGCCAGCGGCAAGCACTAAGGCAACCTCCGGCTGCCTGCTGTTCAGACGACAGTCGTGCGGGGTGCCCCAGGCTGAGCCTGGGCCCTGGACTTGACTTGGCACTCGAGCTGAAGCTGGCCAATCCACTCGTCTGGCGACAGGCTCTCCCCGAGCAGGACACACTGGCGTTTGACGGTCGCAAAGTCGCCGGCACAGAGGTTTGGCATGAAGATGAGCTCCTCGCTCCACCGAGCCTTGTCCGCTTCGCTGATACCTTCCTGGGTCTCTCGCAGGCTGGCTTCGTTGAGGAACATCTCCCAGCGTTGCTCCGCCGTCAGGGCGAGGAACTGCAGTTTGAAAGTGAAGCGGCGCAGCGCGGCGGTGTCCAAGCCCTCGAAAAGGTTGGTTCCGAGTACAAAAATCCCAGTGAAGCGCTCCATGGCGGCGAGAAGTTCGTTCACCTTGGACACGTCGTGCGAGGCGTGAGCCTTGTTGCGGTCGCCCAAGAGCGAGTCGCCTTCGTCGAGGAAGAGAATTGCGTCTTCGCTTTCCGCCTCTTCGAACATCGCTGCAATGTTCTTTTCGGTCTCTCCAACCCACTTGCTCATGATATCGGACCCGCGCTTGGCCAGCAGCCGCTTGCCCAGCGTCTGGGCCAAGTACTCGACGTACTGGGTCTTCCCGGTGCCCGGTATCCCGTACAGGCAGATGGACCCCTTCGGAGTACGGGTCAGCGCGGTGAGAATCTGCTTCGGACCGAAGCGCCCCGCGCAGTTCAGGAAATCAAGGGAGTACTGCGTCACGCACTCCTTCGCCTTGGGCGAGGTGCCGCGCTCCAGGGCCTTCAGGCTGCGCTTGACGGCCTGCAGAAGCGCCGCTTCATACTCCGACGGTGTCTGCACTCCGAAAAGGCGTGCGGCGCGCATGCCGGCCTCCAGCTGGACGCCTGACACGTCCTCCAGCCGCAGCAGGGCTTCCTCGGTCTCGCGCGAAAGGTCCAGGCCTTTCACCGTGCGCTCCAGCTGGGCGCGCCGGTCTTCACGCCGCGCCTTCTGCAGGCCCGCGTGAAACACGAAACGGGACACCGTGTCTGGTGACAAGCTACTGACATTCGCCGACAGCCAGACCGTGGGCAAAGGATTTGACGTCAGTATCAGCTCATCGAAGGGCGCGACCTGCCCGGGGTCGACCTCGAGCCCGAACATCTTGGCCATGTAACCTGAAGGCTGCGCCTCCAGGATGGCATCCGGCCGGTCGAGCACGAGGAGGGCGGCCTTGTCGACCGTCGGCAGGCAGCGCTGGGCGATGTACGCAATGGTTGGCTCCTCGCCGTACGAGCTCTCCAGCTTGGCGAGACGATGGGCGTTCCTGTTGGTTCGCTCCACCAGCTCCCGCAGGACCCCCTGCTTGTCCAGGCCGCCGGCCCCGTACAACATCAGGTTGACGCCAGGCTCGGATGCATTCGCGACCAGCGCCGCGGCCAGGTCGAGGTCGTCGGAGGGCAAGCGGGCAGGGACGCCGGAGGTCGGGCGAAAGACGATGGGCTCGGTCAGCGTGCGGGCCAGCCCCTCGGGGGACTCGGCGAGGACGCGAATCCAGAACTCCGAGACGACTGGGTAGCGGTTCAAGGTGCCACGGGTGCGAAGCAGCCCCGAAAGGCGCAGCGGCGACGTTTCCGCCAGGGCACCTGCCAGTTCTGCGACGGACACACCAAAAATCCCTGCGAACACCTCAGGGGCGAGACGGTTGGACTGGTCCAGTCTCGACAGGATGGTGCGCAATTCGTCGCTAACGGCGGACGCAACGCCGAAGACGAGCAAATCGCGCTCGAGGTCAGTTAGCTCAAGGCAGTCCACCAGCTCCTGCACCCGATGGGAAAAGTTGTTCTTTGCCTTGTCGAGGATGAAATCGTAGTGCTTGCTGAACTTCCGCAGCGCCGCGTTCACGAGTTCCAGGAAGGCCTGTGGCTCGGCTGCGACCCAGTCGTGCACGGCAAGACCTTCCAGGATGCTGCGCATGTACTCGACGTCCCGGGATGAGGAATCCGTCGCGTAGTTCACCTGCTTGAGGAGGCTGCTCATGCGTTCCAGGTTCATCTTCTTGCCCCGTTGGGCCGTCTGGATGGCCACGACGTCAGCCGGCCACTCGAGCGCGGCAGCAATCGGTGCGTACCAGGCTGCGAAGACGACCGGATTGTGGACAAAGCGAGGCAGAAGGTCCGGTTGAGCTGCCATTCGCAGCAGCCAGAAGGGGAGCTGGGGAAGGTCGATGTGAGCTTGTGACACGAGGTGGCCTGTGAAAACGTGGTCAGGGAGATGCCGGCTGTGTAAGGCCAGCGTTTATCCGGCCGCCTCCCTAAAGGCCTCGTCGTTTAAGCGTCGTAGCTACAGGTGCCAGGAACAACTTTTCTCGTACCAAGGAAGAACAACATGACCACAATGACTTCGTCGAAGCGCGCTCACGCCTGGGTCGACGCTGCCTACGCGGCACTCTCCCGCGACCGCACCTTCCTGCTGCGCGACCAGCAAGTGGACCTCTCGAAGGCCGTCGCTGACGCATTTCTCACCGCGGTGCCCCTGGCTGCGGAGGCCCCCACCGGCACCGGCAAGACCATCGCTTACCTCATCGGCGCACTCGCGGCGTCCGATGTGCTGGGCGAAAACCCGGTCCAGCCCCTCGTGGTCTCCACCGCAACCAAGGCGCTGCAGTCGCAGCTGTTTGAAAAGGACCTGCCCGCACTCGTGCGCGCAGGGCTCGTCATGGCGAACGACGTCGCCCTCGCAAAGGGCAAGGGGAACTACCTTTGCCTTACGCAGGCGGAGGAAATCCGGGACCTGCTGAACGCGGATGGCCAGGAGACCTTCATCGACGACGCTGCCGCGGCGGTCGACCCCGACCAGCTCGACTTCATGGTCGACCAAGCCAACGCTCGTCGCTGGGATGGTGACTTTGACACCTGGACGCACGGCCGCCCGAAAAACGTACGGTCGATTGCAGTGTCCTCGGACACTTGCACCGGCAAGAAATGCAGCCGCTACAAGGATTGCACCTACTTCCGCGCTCGCGGCCGCCTTGGAGGCGCACGCATCATCGTTGCCAACCACGACCTCGTCCTTCGCGACCTGCTGCTCGCGGTGGACGGCGAAACGTCGGCGCTGCCGGTGGCCAACTACTACATCATCTTCGACGAGGGGCACCACCTCCCGGAAAAGGCGATTGCAGTGGGCGCGCGCGAAGCGGACCTGGCCTCGTTCCTGCGGGTTCTGCCCAAGCTGAGCGGGATTCAAGCCATCCTCAAAGGTAGCCCGGAGCTCACGAAACAGCTGGGCGCGTACAACGTGCACATCGACGACTTCGACCGCAAGCCCATTGGGGGCCCGCTGGACGAGCTCACGACGCTGCTCAACGACATCGAAGTGGACCCCGACACGGCGCAGCGTCGCTTCATGAAGGGCGAATTGCCTCCGAACGTGGAGCTGCAGATGAAGGTGCTGCTTGCAGCCATGATGCCAGCCATGCTGGTGACGGCGGGTACGCTGGCCGCGCTGCGCGAGCTCACCGGCCTGCCCAAGCCAGTGGAAGACAAGGCCACCGACCTCGGTCGGCGCGCCCTGGACGTTCACCGAGCGTTCAAGGAGCTTTCCGAGTGCATCAGCATGATGGTCGCCCCTGGGCGGCGTGTGAAGTGGCTGTTCCGCAAGGACAAGGCACTCTCGCTGCACTGCTCGCCGCTGGAAGGCGCTGACGTGCTCGGCCCGCTGCTCTGGCAGAGCGCCCGCACAAAGGGGGTCGCTATCGTTTCCGCAACGCTGCGCGACATCGGCGGGTTCTCTCGCTTCAAGTCGCGCGCCGGCATGCCGGACAAGTCCAAGACGATGGTGCTGCCGTACACGTTCCCCTACAGGAACAGCACGCTCACCGTCGCCGGAATGAACGCAACGCCGAAGATGGCGGAGCGCAAGATGTTCATGGGCGAGCTGGCCCTGAAGCTGCCGACGGCCATCGACCGCAAGGAAGCGACTCTCATCTTGTTTCCAAGCTGGGCGATGCTCAAGGAGTTCGTGCCGAAGCTGCGCTATCAGTTCGGCGAGGACGCAGTGCTGGTGCAGGGCGACAATGTGGTCCCTGTGCTGCGCAAGATGCACACCGACCGCGTTGAGGCGGGCAAGGGAAGCATCTTGGTTGGCACGGCAACGTTGGCGGAAGGTCTCGACCTCCCTGGCAAGCTGTGCGAGCACGTCATCATTGTGTCACTGCCGTTCGCGGTGCCGACCAATCCGGTGGAACAGGAACTGTCCGACCTGCTCGGAAAGGAATACTTCTCGAAGCGCAGCTTGCCGGACGCCATGGTGAAGCTCGTACAGATGGTGGGTCGCCTCCTGCGTCGTGAAACCGACCGCGGCCGCGTGACCGTCTTCGACCGCCGGCTGGCATCCACCAGCTACGGCCGCCAGATGCTGGAACAGCTTCCACCGTTCCAGAAAATCATTGAAAAACTGGCCGCCTAAAGGCTTTCTTCAACCGCCCGAGACATCTCGGGCGGTTTTTCTTTGCGCAAGTGTCTTACACGCAGCGGATGAATTCCCGCCATAAACAGCGGCGAATGAACATCTATGTCATCGATGACCATCCGATGATGCGCGAGGAATCACGATGGTCCTGCGGCGCCTGCGCCCTGGCGAGAGCATCGTCGAGTTGGACCGTTTGGACCAGCTAGCCCCTGCAGTCAGCGCCAAAGGCCAGCCGGACAGCCTGAAATCGCTCTGAGGCCATCAGGCCTTCTGCGCGAAATCGTCCAGGGACTTGCCTGCTTCCAAAGCTTCGCGCAACCAACGGGGGCGCGGGCCCATACCCGACCAATTGTTGCCTGCATTGTCGCTGTAGCTGACCTTCGCCTGGCGCTTCTTGCCTGCTTTTGACAACTTCAAAGAAGCTGCCTTCTTTGGCGCACCGGCAGTAGCAAAGTCCGCAAGCGACTTCCCCGAGAGAAGGGCCTTTTTCAGCCAATCAGGGCGCTTACCCATTCCTCCCCAGGTGTTGCCGTTCTCGTCCGCAAACTTCGCCACTCGAGCGCCAGTGCGCCCCTTGACTGCCTTCGTCGACTTAACGCCTTTGCCGCCAAACAACTGTTCCGCAGTAAGTCCATAGTGTTCAATTGCTTCCCGGATGCGGGCAACAACGCCCCCGACTTCCTTCTCGCGAACGCTGTCGGCTTGTCGTTGAAGCGCAGCAATTTGCTTTTGGAGTTGGCTGTACGTTTGAGTCATTGGTGTGAAGAATCGATATTTCAGAGTCTTAGACTCTATCGCGATTTTTGGTTCGATGTTCAGGGGAGCGTAGTAAAGCTGTCGTGGAGTCGTTCTAGCACCAGCAAGTAATGAATTTGCGACGGCGCTAGGAGAGTTGGGGAGCTGCAAGACGCGCAAATCGCAATGACCGGAACGTAAGTTGCGCTTTAGCCTCTGGTAACGTATAATTGACCCCACACACTTAAACGACAGCCGAGGTGTTCGGCACCAAGAAGAACAACATGCCCCGCATTCGCAATCTCGCCCAACTTGATGACGAGAGCCTGAACCTGGAAGTTGTCCTCGAAGAGGCGCCCACCTTGTGGGAAGACCTGCTTCGCAAGGGCTACGAAGTCACGATGCCCGATATGCTCGGCTTCAGTGCGCCGCATGACATCAGCTGGTT
The genomic region above belongs to Variovorax sp. PBL-E5 and contains:
- a CDS encoding Crp/Fnr family transcriptional regulator; translation: MSKALLGLPQAFSNLPDHARQKLAESATVRTFARNEVVIPPGQLSPPVVALRSGLLVLSFTGDVEGGIASDFVRPLDVFSGSTRLRIFSSGTLSAVSASAAVLWPVEAFREALLSSADFAVWYLDGLERRLAHHYLHRARVVHLSGEAQYAYFLWAMSEPTTDGRRLMKVKIPQQLVASYLGVGREEVSRRKTLLEKTGHISQTSAGLELMDSIVHLFSLEDAGSRMPGELPFVTGLDA
- a CDS encoding ATP-binding protein, with amino-acid sequence MAAQPDLLPRFVHNPVVFAAWYAPIAAALEWPADVVAIQTAQRGKKMNLERMSSLLKQVNYATDSSSRDVEYMRSILEGLAVHDWVAAEPQAFLELVNAALRKFSKHYDFILDKAKNNFSHRVQELVDCLELTDLERDLLVFGVASAVSDELRTILSRLDQSNRLAPEVFAGIFGVSVAELAGALAETSPLRLSGLLRTRGTLNRYPVVSEFWIRVLAESPEGLARTLTEPIVFRPTSGVPARLPSDDLDLAAALVANASEPGVNLMLYGAGGLDKQGVLRELVERTNRNAHRLAKLESSYGEEPTIAYIAQRCLPTVDKAALLVLDRPDAILEAQPSGYMAKMFGLEVDPGQVAPFDELILTSNPLPTVWLSANVSSLSPDTVSRFVFHAGLQKARREDRRAQLERTVKGLDLSRETEEALLRLEDVSGVQLEAGMRAARLFGVQTPSEYEAALLQAVKRSLKALERGTSPKAKECVTQYSLDFLNCAGRFGPKQILTALTRTPKGSICLYGIPGTGKTQYVEYLAQTLGKRLLAKRGSDIMSKWVGETEKNIAAMFEEAESEDAILFLDEGDSLLGDRNKAHASHDVSKVNELLAAMERFTGIFVLGTNLFEGLDTAALRRFTFKLQFLALTAEQRWEMFLNEASLRETQEGISEADKARWSEELIFMPNLCAGDFATVKRQCVLLGESLSPDEWIGQLQLECQVKSRAQAQPGAPRTTVV
- a CDS encoding helicase C-terminal domain-containing protein, which codes for MTTMTSSKRAHAWVDAAYAALSRDRTFLLRDQQVDLSKAVADAFLTAVPLAAEAPTGTGKTIAYLIGALAASDVLGENPVQPLVVSTATKALQSQLFEKDLPALVRAGLVMANDVALAKGKGNYLCLTQAEEIRDLLNADGQETFIDDAAAAVDPDQLDFMVDQANARRWDGDFDTWTHGRPKNVRSIAVSSDTCTGKKCSRYKDCTYFRARGRLGGARIIVANHDLVLRDLLLAVDGETSALPVANYYIIFDEGHHLPEKAIAVGAREADLASFLRVLPKLSGIQAILKGSPELTKQLGAYNVHIDDFDRKPIGGPLDELTTLLNDIEVDPDTAQRRFMKGELPPNVELQMKVLLAAMMPAMLVTAGTLAALRELTGLPKPVEDKATDLGRRALDVHRAFKELSECISMMVAPGRRVKWLFRKDKALSLHCSPLEGADVLGPLLWQSARTKGVAIVSATLRDIGGFSRFKSRAGMPDKSKTMVLPYTFPYRNSTLTVAGMNATPKMAERKMFMGELALKLPTAIDRKEATLILFPSWAMLKEFVPKLRYQFGEDAVLVQGDNVVPVLRKMHTDRVEAGKGSILVGTATLAEGLDLPGKLCEHVIIVSLPFAVPTNPVEQELSDLLGKEYFSKRSLPDAMVKLVQMVGRLLRRETDRGRVTVFDRRLASTSYGRQMLEQLPPFQKIIEKLAA
- a CDS encoding H-NS family nucleoid-associated regulatory protein: MTQTYSQLQKQIAALQRQADSVREKEVGGVVARIREAIEHYGLTAEQLFGGKGVKSTKAVKGRTGARVAKFADENGNTWGGMGKRPDWLKKALLSGKSLADFATAGAPKKAASLKLSKAGKKRQAKVSYSDNAGNNWSGMGPRPRWLREALEAGKSLDDFAQKA
- a CDS encoding HDOD domain-containing protein produces the protein MTDQMPATSQPIPLQTSDSRIPPLSDALSRLMGLTSTERTNPRTFELLTLKDPAAVARLISLSNAAGYHRSGNSVKSVRDAVRVIGTRASYDALLAIFTLDLVTFPTHLQPLRNFLTRHIFSVLATARRIAPYASPEHVVADQTHLAFVAIVDKLGIALAMGRMHGATMPAMMAVASDSRHWLHGMPEFDEAFELSAQVARSWDMSEEVPQDLEHLARWAEHMPVMSSACHHVLAAEALLDAKKGMGNDALLEAPFRDWPVIQNLFTRGVDPMSLVADW